In the Plasmodium chabaudi chabaudi strain AS genome assembly, chromosome: 13 genome, one interval contains:
- a CDS encoding thioredoxin-related protein, putative, giving the protein MVGFAKGFIFFLFLTLFNYCYAHDVIELNDSNFESLTQISTGNTTGSWFIKFYAPWCSHCKAMHRAWTELATEMKGTTNIAKVDVTINSKTRKRFKIEGFPTIIYFKNGKMYEYKSNDRSLEALKYFVLESYKNVKPLEAPTPLSYGDILKELAHETFLNIDRIYKYAFPALALISIISFLMGCIICLAICKVCCNKKNAAAGTAAAAATAAAAAKKKE; this is encoded by the exons atggtaGGTTTTGCAAAAggtttcatattttttctttttcttacactttttaattattgttATGCTCACGATGTAATTGAATTAAATGACTCAAATTTCGAAAGTTTAACACAAATATCAACCGGGAATACCACAG GATCATggtttataaaattttacgCACCATGGTGCTCACACTGTAAGGCTATGCACAGGGCTTGGACCGAATTAGCTACAGAAATGAAAGGAACTACAAACATAGCAAAAGTTGATGTAACCATAAATTCTAAAACAAGAAAACGATTTAAAATCGAAGGGTTCCCAACAATAATCTActttaaaaatggaaaaatgtatgaatataaaagtaATGATAGATCTCTAGAagcattaaaatatttcgtTTTAGAATCCTACAAAAATGTTAAACCATTAGAGGCACCTACCCCTCTTAGCTATGGTGATATTTTGAAAGAATTAGCTCATGAAACATTCTTAAATATTGATAGAatctataaatatgcattccCTGCATTAGCCCTCATTTCTatcatatcatttttaatggGATGCATTATTTGTTTAGCTATATGCAAAGTATgttgtaataaaaagaatgcTGCCGCTGGCACTGCCGCTGCCGCCGCCACTGCTGCTGCTgctgcaaaaaaaaaagaataa